The following are from one region of the Cyclopterus lumpus isolate fCycLum1 chromosome 21, fCycLum1.pri, whole genome shotgun sequence genome:
- the serpine3 gene encoding probable serpin E3: protein MRVLPVASLFLGLWLVGGSRCDGGLQRSMAELHGRLAVLLYQTLSETEKTSNLMVSPASVSSSLGLLQLGARGNTLAQLEATLGYNVKDVQVQDFLLRSHRDASNSSQGALLQQTCTLFVQSGVQLLTDFTRRAAVWADGGLVRADFSQVNHTGRSAAEEPWPLQAGSSSGELSGSGEAQAEAPWLGQRLQMALVNTVAFRGVWQKQFLFSSTQNLPFVLSDGTTVKVPMMHQAGEVRFGQFRTAWEQRYTVLELPYLGRSLSLQVVLPSERKTPLSSLESQLSARQLTSWDSGLRRTRMDVLLPRFRMQNRFNLRSVLPAMGISDAFDPTAADFTGISVKESLYVSDAFHEVRIDVAEDGTKAAAATAMVLLKRSRAPVFKADRPFLFLLRQINTGSIMFMGRVMNPELQAP, encoded by the exons ATGCGGGTCCTGCCCGTGGCGTCCCTCTTCCTCGGCCTCTGGCTGGTCGGGGGGAGCCGCTGTGACGGAGGCCTCCAGCGCAGCATGGCGGAGCTGCACGGCCGGCTGGCGGTGCTCCTCTACCAGACCCTCAGCGAGACGGAGAAGACCTCCAACCTGATGGTGTCCCCGGCCAGCGTGTCCTCGTCTCTGGGTCTGCTGCAGCTCGGCGCCCGCGGCAACACGCTGGCTCAGCTGGAGGCCACGCTGGGATACAACGTGAAGG ACGTCCAGGTTCAGGACTTCCTGCTGCGTTCCCACAGAGATGCTAGTAACAGCAGCCAGGGGGCGCTGCTGCAGCAGACCTGCACGCTGTTCGTGCAGAGCGGCGTGCAGCTGCTGACCGACTTCACGCGGCGAGCAGCGGTGTGGGCCGACGGCGGCCTGGTGCGTGCCGACTTCAGCCAGGTCAACCACACGGGACGCAGCGCCGCCG aggagCCGTGGCCCCTGCAGGCAGGAAGCAGCAGCGGGGAGCTGTCGGGCTCCGGCGAGGCCCAGGCCGAGGCCCCGTGGTTGGGCCAGCGGCTGCAGATGGCGCTGGTCAACACGGTGGCGTTCAGGGGCGTCTGGCAGAAACAGTTCCTGTTCAGCAGCACACAGAACCTGCCCTTCGTCCTGTCTGACGGGACCACCGTCAAAGTACCCATGATGCACCAGGCCGGCGAGGTCCGCTTCG GTCAGTTCAGGACGGCGTGGGAGCAGCGCTACACCGTGCTGGAGCTGCCGTACTTGGGCCGCTCCCTGAGCCTGCAGGTGGTCCTGCCCAGCGAGAGGAAGACGCCGCTGTCCTCGCTGGAGTCCCAGCTCAGCGCCCGCCAGCTGACCTCCTGGGACTCGGGCCTGCGCAGAACCAGGATGGACGTTCTGCTGCCGAG GTTCAGGATGCAGAACAGGTTCAACCTGCGGTCGGTGCTTCCTGCCATGGGCATCAGCGACGCCTTCGACCCGACGGCGGCGGATTTCACTGGAATATCAG TGAAGGAGAGTCTCTACGTGTCCGATGCTTTCCATGAAGTGAGAATAGACGTTGCAGAGGACGGGACGAAGGCAGCGGCCGCTACTG CCATGGTTCTCCTCAAACGATCCCGAGCTCCTGTTTTCAAGGCGGACCGTCCGTTTTTATTCCTGCTCCGACAGATTAACACAG gaTCTATCATGTTCATGGGACGAGTGATGAACCCAGAACTACAAGCCCCctaa